From the genome of Candidatus Effluviviaceae Genus V sp.:
CCGAGGGCGCCCTCGGAGTTGTCGAGGAGGTGTTCGGAGAATGAGCCGCGACCCGAGGAAGATCATCCTGGAACCGGTCGTCACCGAGAAGATCGCGCGCGCGGGAGAGAAGGCGAACGTCGTAGCGTTCAAGGTCTCGAGTGACGCGAACAAGATAGAGATCCGCAAGGCCATCGAGTCGCTTTTCAGCGTC
Proteins encoded in this window:
- the rplW gene encoding 50S ribosomal protein L23; this encodes MSRDPRKIILEPVVTEKIARAGEKANVVAFKVSSDANKIEIRKAIESLFSVKVTDVHTISVPHKLKRLGRFEGRRPGWKKAIVTLKEGDTIEFFEHV